In the Pseudolabrys taiwanensis genome, one interval contains:
- a CDS encoding 3'-5' exonuclease yields MTSTSPLQPQRPPDLDDMARGLEATGDYKVLRRLVPREPSASVGPSERVGLIIDLETTGLDTAKDEVIELAAIKFRYDQSDAITGVTGIFQAFNQPSGSIPAEVTRLTGITDEMVAGCKIDADALVDFVADAGVVIAHNAGFDRKFAERFWPTFETKNWACSASQVDWKAHGFGGAKLAYLLSEIGLFHNAHRAIDDCHALLEVLAHPLPTNSASALAELLDRARRRAFRIWAENAPFDLKEVLKKRGYRWSDGSDGSPRAWHIEVDESIRETELDYLRREIYQRDIDLRCQAVTARERFSARR; encoded by the coding sequence GTGACATCGACAAGCCCGCTACAACCTCAACGCCCGCCTGACCTCGACGACATGGCGCGCGGCCTCGAAGCGACCGGCGACTACAAGGTGCTCCGGCGTCTGGTGCCGCGCGAGCCGAGCGCATCCGTCGGCCCATCAGAACGCGTCGGGCTCATCATCGATCTCGAGACGACCGGCCTCGATACCGCCAAGGACGAGGTCATCGAACTGGCGGCTATCAAGTTTCGCTACGACCAGAGCGATGCGATCACTGGCGTCACCGGCATCTTCCAGGCCTTCAACCAACCGTCCGGCTCAATACCGGCCGAGGTGACACGACTGACCGGCATCACCGACGAGATGGTCGCCGGCTGCAAGATCGACGCCGATGCCCTTGTCGATTTCGTCGCCGATGCGGGTGTGGTCATCGCGCATAATGCCGGCTTCGATCGGAAGTTTGCCGAACGCTTCTGGCCGACCTTCGAAACCAAGAACTGGGCGTGTTCGGCGAGCCAGGTCGATTGGAAGGCTCACGGTTTCGGCGGCGCGAAGCTGGCATATTTGCTTTCCGAGATCGGCCTCTTCCACAACGCCCATCGCGCCATCGACGACTGTCACGCCCTGTTGGAGGTCCTGGCCCACCCGCTGCCGACGAATTCCGCGTCGGCTTTAGCAGAGTTGCTCGACCGCGCGCGCCGCCGCGCATTCCGCATCTGGGCGGAAAACGCACCGTTCGACCTGAAGGAGGTTCTCAAAAAGCGCGGCTATCGCTGGAGTGACGGCTCCGACGGCTCGCCGCGCGCTTGGCACATCGAGGTCGACGAAAGCATCCGAGAGACCGAGCTCGACTATCTTCGCCGGGAAATCTATCAGCGCGATATCGATCTGCGCTGCCAGGCCGTCACGGCACGGGAACGGTTTTCGGCGCGTCGCTAG